From the Natronogracilivirga saccharolytica genome, one window contains:
- a CDS encoding 4Fe-4S dicluster domain-containing protein has product MNRSQISDIKRNPEKLSGSSDGSNESIMDKNAASKLSADSGKTGGSLSRRDFLKSAGAGAAIAGMAAGCNRTAPDEGLEHLEGTSLAMVIDLQRCTGCGGCDIACKTENNLRSGHFWSHHITHTTGKFPNVRFEYLPTLCNHCENAPCAKACPTSALHRVHGDVVAHDPQKCIGCRACIINCPYGEVHAHFGEPHEEWESDEALFEGLTASPKEITNHVGGNRTPYYNPERENYGHGNRYHGIVEKCDFCLHRLKERKLPACVKRCPTDARIFGDLNNPNSSVSRILAKYRPMRRKEHLGTEPKVFYVRTFNSAADYPQTKGELAGNLSQESARLHAERVHDWKTGVTHIPEEEWQELFESGTLAHENNPIDHSKQAQEKQLFG; this is encoded by the coding sequence ATGAACCGATCGCAAATCTCTGACATAAAACGAAATCCGGAAAAATTGTCTGGTTCATCAGACGGATCAAACGAAAGTATCATGGACAAAAATGCTGCTTCCAAATTATCAGCCGACTCCGGGAAAACCGGAGGTTCACTGTCACGGCGGGACTTCCTCAAATCTGCCGGAGCGGGTGCAGCTATAGCCGGAATGGCGGCCGGGTGCAATCGTACCGCCCCTGATGAAGGACTGGAACATCTGGAAGGCACAAGCCTTGCCATGGTTATCGACCTTCAGCGATGCACTGGCTGCGGTGGCTGCGATATCGCCTGCAAAACCGAAAATAATTTGCGAAGCGGTCATTTCTGGTCCCACCACATCACACACACAACAGGTAAGTTTCCAAATGTTCGATTTGAATACCTGCCTACTCTGTGTAATCACTGTGAAAATGCACCATGTGCCAAGGCATGCCCGACCTCAGCGCTGCATCGGGTCCACGGAGATGTAGTGGCTCATGACCCGCAGAAATGCATTGGGTGCCGTGCGTGCATCATTAACTGCCCCTATGGTGAAGTACATGCCCATTTCGGGGAGCCTCACGAGGAGTGGGAATCTGATGAAGCGTTATTTGAAGGGCTAACTGCTTCACCAAAGGAAATAACCAATCATGTCGGAGGAAATCGCACGCCCTATTACAATCCGGAAAGGGAAAATTACGGTCATGGCAACCGTTACCACGGGATCGTGGAAAAGTGTGATTTCTGCCTGCATCGTCTCAAGGAGCGGAAACTTCCCGCCTGCGTTAAACGATGCCCGACAGATGCCCGAATTTTTGGTGATCTGAATAACCCGAACAGTTCTGTCAGCCGAATTCTTGCCAAATACCGTCCGATGCGCCGCAAGGAGCATTTGGGCACTGAACCCAAAGTATTCTATGTGCGCACCTTTAATTCTGCCGCCGATTACCCGCAAACCAAAGGTGAACTGGCCGGTAACTTGTCACAAGAGTCGGCGCGTCTTCATGCCGAGCGTGTACATGACTGGAAAACCGGGGTAACCCACATTCCGGAAGAGGAATGGCAAGAGCTGTTCGAATCCGGGACTCTTGCTCACGAAAACAATCCGATAGACCACTCCAAACAGGCTCAGGAGAAACAACTTTTTGGGTAA